Genomic DNA from Pigmentiphaga litoralis:
GGCGCCCTGGTGCCCAAGCAGCCGAATTCGCCCGCCGTGGGCGCGCTGTGGAAATACGCCGACATCCGCGACTACGTTATGGAAGCCGGCCGCCTGATCACGGCCGAAGAAGCCGAGCGCCGCGTGCTGATCCTCGAGAACCCCGCCATGCGCGGCAACTCGTCCATCACACAGACGCTGTACGCGGGCCTGCAATTGATTCTGCCCGGCGAGATCGCACCGGCACATCGTCACACCCAGAGCGCGCTGCGCCTGGTGCTGGACGGGGAGGGCGCCTACACCGCCGTCGACGGCGAACGCACCACCATGAAACGGGGCGACTTCATCATCACGCCGGCCTGGACCTACCACGACCATGGCAACCTGGGCGACACCCCGGTGGTGTGGCTCGATGGTCTCGACATCCCGCTGCTGCGTTTCTTTGACGCCGGCTTTGCCGAGCACGGCCATACCGTGGCGCAGTCCGAACTGCGGCCCGAAGGCGACGCCCTGGCGCGCTATGGCAACAACATGCTGCCCATGGATTTTCAGCAGACGTCCGCCCAGCCCACCAAGGTGTTCGTCTATCCCTTTGCCCGTACCCGCGAATCGCTGCTGTCGATTGCGCGCACGGCGGCCGATCCGCACATGGGCCACAAGCTGCGTTTCGTGAACCCGGCCACGGGTGCCTCGCCCATGCCGACCATGGGCGCCTTCGCCCAGCACCTGCCTGCCGGTTTCGAGACGCAGTCTTACCGGTCCACCGACGGCACGGTGTACGCCTGCCTGGAAGGTGAAGGCGTCGCCGAGATCAATGGCGAAGCGTTCCCCTTCCAGCCCAACGACGTTTTTGTGGTTCCGTCCTGGCACACCCTGCGTCTGCAGGCGCGCAAGGACACGATCCTTTTCAGCTATTCCGATCGCCCGGCCCAGCAGTCCCTTGGCCTGTGGCGCGAACAGAAGTTGTGATCCAGGCCGCGCGGCATCCATCCCGCGGCCATCGACATTCATTTGATTCGACCAAGGAGTCTTCATGACCTACGCCATTGCCCAACCGGCACAAGTTGCGCTCGACATCGTCGGCACCGACGATCAGTTTCCCGTCAACCGCGTGTTCTGTGTCGGCCGCAACTATGCCGCGCATGCCCGCGAAATGGGCCGGGATCCGGATCGTGAGAAGCCTTTCTTTTTCATGAAGCCGGCC
This window encodes:
- the gtdA gene encoding gentisate 1,2-dioxygenase, with the translated sequence MNAQIQIDDTARQRAAYYDRISQSSLTPLWEVLGALVPKQPNSPAVGALWKYADIRDYVMEAGRLITAEEAERRVLILENPAMRGNSSITQTLYAGLQLILPGEIAPAHRHTQSALRLVLDGEGAYTAVDGERTTMKRGDFIITPAWTYHDHGNLGDTPVVWLDGLDIPLLRFFDAGFAEHGHTVAQSELRPEGDALARYGNNMLPMDFQQTSAQPTKVFVYPFARTRESLLSIARTAADPHMGHKLRFVNPATGASPMPTMGAFAQHLPAGFETQSYRSTDGTVYACLEGEGVAEINGEAFPFQPNDVFVVPSWHTLRLQARKDTILFSYSDRPAQQSLGLWREQKL